A part of Vigna radiata var. radiata cultivar VC1973A chromosome 11, Vradiata_ver6, whole genome shotgun sequence genomic DNA contains:
- the LOC106777938 gene encoding cysteine desulfurase, mitochondrial, with protein MTSKLVASNLRHHITKSAKNLGPKLLSTAVEAAVPEHDGNNSSGMTMKGVRISGRPLYLDVQATSPMDPRVVDAMLPFYLSRFGNPHSRTHFYGWESDDAVEHARAQVASLIGASPKEIIFTSGATESNNISVKGVMHFYKDKKRHVITTQTEHKCVLDSCRHLQQEGFEVTYLPVESDGLIDLEKLRAAIRPDTGLVSVMAVNNEIGVVQPVEEIGRICKEFNVPFHTDAAQALGKIPIDVEKWNVSLMSLSGHKVYGPKGVGALYLRRRPRIRVEPQMNGGGQERGIRSGTVPTPLVVGMGAACEVAKNEMEYDEKRISSLQQRLLNGIREKLDGVVVNGSLERRYVGNLNLSFAYVEGESLLMGLKEVAVSSGSACTSASLEPSYVLRALGVEEDMAHTSIRFGIGRFTTEAEIDRAVKLTVQQVEKLREMSPLYEMVKEGINIKDIQWAQH; from the coding sequence ATGACCTCTAAGCTAGTTGCTTCCAATCTCCGTCACCACATCACAAAATCAGCCAAAAACCTCGGCCCGAAGCTTCTCTCCACGGCAGTGGAGGCGGCGGTCCCGGAACACGATGGGAACAACTCGTCGGGAATGACGATGAAGGGCGTTCGAATCTCCGGAAGACCCCTCTATCTGGACGTCCAGGCAACATCCCCGATGGACCCGCGTGTAGTTGACGCGATGCTGCCTTTCTATCTCTCTCGTTTCGGAAACCCTCACTCTCGGACCCACTTCTACGGCTGGGAATCCGACGACGCCGTGGAACACGCGCGCGCTCAGGTAGCATCCCTCATAGGCGCGTCCCCCAAGGAGATAATCTTCACCTCGGGTGCGACCGAGTCCAACAACATCTCCGTCAAGGGCGTCATGCATTTCTATAAGGACAAGAAGCGGCACGTGATAACCACGCAGACGGAGCACAAGTGCGTGCTCGATTCCTGCCGCCACCTCCAGCAGGAAGGTTTCGAGGTCACCTATCTTCCGGTTGAATCTGACGGATTGATTGATTTGGAGAAGCTTAGAGCTGCGATTAGGCCCGATACGGGGCTTGTTTCGGTGATGGCTGTGAACAATGAAATTGGAGTAGTTCAGCCGGTGGAGGAAATTGGGAGAATTTGCAAGGAGTTTAATGTGCCGTTTCACACTGATGCGGCTCAGGCGTTGGGGAAGATTCCCATTGATGTGGAGAAGTGGAATGTGAGTTTGATGTCTTTGAGTGGGCATAAGGTTTATGGTCCTAAGGGAGTTGGGGCTTTGTATCTACGTCGGAGGCCGAGGATTCGGGTTGAGCCTCAGATGAACGGAGGTGGCCAAGAGAGGGGGATTCGGAGTGGTACTGTTCCCACTCCTTTGGTTGTGGGCATGGGTGCGGCTTGCGAGGTGGCTAAAAACGAGATGGAGTATGATGAGAAGAGGATTTCTAGTTTGCAACAAAGACTCCTTAATGGGATTAGAGAGAAGCTTGATGGGGTGGTGGTGAATGGGAGCTTGGAGAGGCGCTATGTGGGGAATTTAAATTTGTCGTTTGCGTATGTTGAAGGGGAGAGTTTGCTCATGGGGTTGAAGGAGGTGGCTGTGTCCAGTGGCAGTGCCTGCACTAGTGCTAGCCTGGAGCCTTCGTATGTTTTGAGGGCGTTGGGAGTGGAGGAGGACATGGCTCACACTTCTATTAGGTTTGGAATTGGGAGGTTCACTACCGAAGCTGAAATTGACAGAGCAGTAAAGCTCACTGTTCAGCAGGTGGAGAAATTGAGAGAAATGAGTCCGCTGTATGAAATGGTCAAGGAAGGGATCAACATCAAGGATATCCAATGGGCACAGCACTGA
- the LOC106776621 gene encoding EPIDERMAL PATTERNING FACTOR-like protein 2 codes for MGRRDHHHFICPQTLTLVTISLCFLIISSWTQLRLVTQGRNIPKQNGFYQTIHDDKTMVRAQIGSRPPRCERRCRSCGHCEAIQVPTNPQAQNGRINSSTLSTIAFTMGEGGSNYKPMSWKCKCGNRIFNP; via the exons ATGGGACGACGTGATCATCACCATTTTATCTGTCCCCAAACACTCACACTTGTTACCATTTCTCTTTGCTTTCTCATTATTTCAAGTTGGACCCAGCTCCGACTTGTTACTCAAG GTAGAAACATTCCCAAACAGAATGGATTTTATCAG ACAATACATGATGACAAAACAATGGTAAGGGCGCAGATAGGCTCAAGGCCACCAAGATGCGAGAGAAGGTGCAGGTCTTGTGGACACTGTGAGGCCATTCAGGTACCTACAAATCCTCAAGCGCAGAATGGGAGGATCAACTCTTCAACTCTGTCAACTATTGCTTTTACAATGGGAGAAGGCGGGTCCAACTACAAGCCCATGAGTTGGAAGTGCAAATGTGGGAACCGTATTTTCAACCCCTGA